Proteins co-encoded in one Malus sylvestris chromosome 7, drMalSylv7.2, whole genome shotgun sequence genomic window:
- the LOC126627764 gene encoding RING-H2 finger protein ATL67-like — translation MSSSNSTSHSPTNYLTTLGLGYGIAISLGFLVLFSTLLLASYLCRRVSRHRPPQPRNPNPNPNPEGVILPRIIFVAEDDNDQEQQDDDENAVVGLHPSVINSYPKFPFSKEAATPDSSTCSICLCDYKDAEMLRMMPECRHYFHLLCLDAWLRLNGSCPVCRNSPLPTPLSTPLQEVVPLSQYPADRGWSR, via the coding sequence ATGTCCTCCTCCAACTCCACCTCCCACTCCCCCACTAATTACCTAACTACCCTCGGCCTCGGCTACGGCATCGCCATTTCCCTCGGCTTCCTCGTCCTCTTCTCCACCCTCCTCCTCGCCTCCTACCTCTGCCGCCGCGTCTCCCGCCACCGCCCTCCTCAGCCCCGAAACCCCAATCCGAATCCGAACCCTGAGGGCGTCATCCTCCCCCGCATCATCTTCGTCGCCGAAGACGACAACGACCAGGAGCAGCAGGACGACGATGAGAACGCCGTCGTCGGGCTCCACCCGAGCGTCATCAACTCCTACCCTAAATTCCCGTTCTCCAAGGAGGCGGCGACCCCCGATTCGTCCACTTGCTCCATCTGCCTGTGCGACTACAAGGACGCAGAGATGCTCCGGATGATGCCGGAGTGCAGGCACTACTTCCACCTGTTGTGCCTCGACGCGTGGCTCCGGCTCAACGGGTCGTGTCCAGTTTGCCGGAACTCGCCGCTTCCAACGCCTCTGTCGACTCCGTTGCAGGAGGTCGTGCCTTTGTCTCAGTACCCAGCCGATCGGGGATGGAGTAGGTGA